Proteins from a single region of Ananas comosus cultivar F153 linkage group 3, ASM154086v1, whole genome shotgun sequence:
- the LOC109707679 gene encoding E3 ubiquitin-protein ligase RMA1H1-like, whose translation MDPQADEEPIKKSSADASAGPAASNGCFDCNICLDFAADPVVTLCGHLYCWPCIYKWLQQVESSAAAAPQPQCPVCKAGLSEETLVPLYGRGHSSKKRHQKDVLSIPSRPSVHRESVEYHTPRAEDTPSPPLPPLPQQQYYEHTPYYGGGAGFDYLSPSSPMGTRVIQSTAGGVLGGMAVAVLPWVLGSQVPAAGMYHPNPYYVAGNGGSPRRRRQEMEVARSLHQIWFFLFVFAVLCLLLF comes from the coding sequence ATGGATCCTCAGGCAGATGAGGAACCGATAAAGAAGAGCAGCGCGGACGCCAGCGCCGGTCCGGCCGCGTCCAATGGTTGCTTCGACTGCAACATCTGCCTGGACTTCGCCGCCGACCCGGTGGTCACCCTCTGCGGCCATCTCTACTGCTGGCCGTGCATCTACAAGTGGCTGCAGCAGGTCGAGAGCAGCGCAGCCGCCGCCCCGCAGCCGCAGTGCCCCGTCTGCAAGGCGGGCCTCTCCGAGGAGACCCTCGTGCCACTCTACGGCCGCGGCCACAGCTCCAAGAAACGCCACCAGAAGGACGTGCTCAGCATCCCGTCCCGTCCATCCGTGCACCGTGAGTCCGTCGAGTACCACACCCCGCGAGCGGAGGATACGCcttcgccgccgctgccgccgctgccgcagcAGCAGTATTACGAGCACACTCCCTActacggcggcggcgccggttTCGATTACCTGAGCCCGTCGTCGCCGATGGGGACGCGGGTGATCCAGTCGACAGCGGGGGGAGTGCTGGGGGGGATGGCGGTGGCGGTGCTCCCGTGGGTGCTGGGCAGCCAGGTGCCGGCGGCAGGAATGTACCACCCGAACCCGTACTACGTGGCCGGGAACGGCGGGAGCCCGCGACGGAGGCGGCAGGAGATGGAGGTGGCGAGGTCGCTTCACCAGATCTGGTTCTTCCTCTTCGTGTTTGCGGTTCTGTGCCTGCTCTTGTTCTGA
- the LOC109708247 gene encoding probable galacturonosyltransferase-like 3 has product MSMPRTSVLLCFFAIVFSGDAAAAAAYELPEFREAPAFRNGRGCAPNATIHIAMTLDATYLRGSLAGVLSVLRHASCPESVAFHFAAAAASPRRLGALRGAVVSAFPSLRFSVHRFDAALVRGKISSSVRRALDQPLNYARIYLADLLPRAVRRVIYLDSDLVVVDDVARLWSIDLGGRVLGAPEYCHANLSAYFTAAFWSHPSYPAVFAARSRRPCYFNTGVMVIDLDRWRAGACTRRLEGWMEVQKREARIYELGSLPPFLLVFAGEVRGVEHRWNQHGLGGDNREGLCRDLHPGPVSLLHWSGKGKPWLRLDAGRPCPLDALWSPYDLLRRRTGRDHHPLADD; this is encoded by the coding sequence ATGTCGATGCCGCGCACCTCCGTCCTCCTCTGCTTCTTCGCGATCGTCTTCTCCGGCGACgcagctgcggcggcggcgtacgAGCTGCCGGAGTTCCGGGAGGCGCCGGCGTTCCGGAACGGGCGGGGGTGCGCCCCGAACGCGACGATCCACATCGCGATGACCCTGGACGCGACGTACCTCCGCGGGTCCCTGGCGGGGGTGCTCTCGGTGCTGCGCCACGCCTCGTGCCCGGAGTCCGTGGCCTTCCActtcgccgcggcggcggcgtcccCGCGGCGCCTGGGCGCGCTCCGCGGCGCCGTGGTCTCGGCGTTCCCGTCGCTCCGCTTCTCCGTCCACCGCTTCGACGCGGCGCTGGTCCGCGGGAAGATCTCCTCGTCCGTGCGCCGCGCCCTCGACCAGCCGCTCAACTACGCGCGCATCTACCTCGCGGACCTGCTCCCCCGCGCCGTGCGCCGCGTGATCTACCTCGACTCGGACCTCGTCGTGGTGGACGACGTCGCCCGGCTCTGGTCCATCGACCTCGGCGGCCGCGTCCTGGGCGCCCCCGAGTACTGCCACGCCAACCTCTCCGCCTACTTCACCGCCGCCTTCTGGTCCCACCCCTCCTACCCGGCCGTCTTCGCCGCCCGCTCCCGCCGGCCCTGCTACTTCAACACGGGCGTCATGGTCATCGACCTCGACCGCTGGCGCGCGGGGGCCTGCACGCGGCGGCTGGAGGGCTGGATGGAGGTGCAGAAGCGGGAGGCCAGGATCTACGAGCTGGGCTCGCTGCCGCCCTTCCTGCTGGTGTTCGCCGGGGAGGTGCGGGGGGTGGAGCACAGGTGGAACCAGCACGGCCTGGGCGGGGAcaaccgggagggcctctgccgggaCCTGCATCCGGGCCCCGTCAGCCTGCTGCACTGGAGCGGCAAGGGCAAGCCCTGGCTCCGCCTCGACGCCGGCCGCCCCTGCCCGCTCGACGCCCTCTGGTCCCCCTacgacctcctccgccgccgcaccgGCCGCGACCACCACCCACTCGCCGACGACTGA
- the LOC109708219 gene encoding thioredoxin M1, chloroplastic-like produces MADFLELDIEYRRLGTQSDNQAVQINRVQSSPSDTLTPPQRALFEDAPIVVPIHLPSPSDPIRSHPIPSMAAPVLHSLSAPPSRPSFAASSSSPRTAAAAAPSSFLRRAAAVAMPEFRGLKIAPRPQRAASAGPPKGLRRGVTVVCEAQETAVQVPDVNKSTWQSLILESDLPVLVEFWASWCGPCRMIDPVIGKLSKSYEGKIKCYKLNTDENPDIATQYGIRSIPTMIIFKDGEKKDTVIGAVPETTLITCIEKFIQR; encoded by the exons ATGGCTGATTTCTTAGAACTGGATATTGAGTATCGACGGTTGGGAACACAGAGCGATAATCAGGCGGTCCAGATCAACCGCGTCCAATCCTCCCCATCTGATACTCTCACTCCCCCTCAACGTGCGCTCTTTGAGGATGCCCCCATCGTCGTCCCCATTCATCTCCCCTCTCCTTCCGATCCTATCCGATCCCATCCCATCCCATCCATGGCGGCCCCTGTCCTCCACTCGCTCTCCGCTCCCCCCTCTCGCCCGAGCTTCGCCGCGTCGTCCTCCTCGCCGAGGACGGCGGCCGCGGCCGCCCCGTCGTccttcctccgccgcgccgccgccgtcgccatgCCGGAGTTCCGGGGCCTGAAGATCGCCCCGCGCCCCCAGcgcgcggcctcggcgggacCGCCGAAGGGGCTTCGCCGTGGAGTGACCGTGGTTTGCGAGGCTCAGGAGACTGCGGTCCAAG TTCCGGATGTGAATAAATCAACATGGCAGTCGCTCATTCTGGAGAGTGATCTTCCTGTACTCGTGGAGTTCTGGGCTTCATGGTGTGGCCCCTGCCGAATGATCGATCCCGTTATCGGCAAACTGTCAAAGTCATACGAAGGGAAGATTAAGTGCTACAAGCTCAACACCGACGAGAACCCCGATATAGCGACCCAGTACGGCATCCGGAGCATCCCTACCATGATAATTTTCAAGGATGGGGAGAAGAAGGATACGGTGATCGGGGCCGTGCCGGAGACCACCCTCATCACGTGCATTGAGAAATTTATTCAGCGGTAA